In a genomic window of Lycium ferocissimum isolate CSIRO_LF1 chromosome 9, AGI_CSIRO_Lferr_CH_V1, whole genome shotgun sequence:
- the LOC132069284 gene encoding uncharacterized protein LOC132069284: MEDVDNVNDHQFPDNVPMLSSEDSVVDANPISYFLPPQLSSTLTSTPLSSTSTDDFSLMYPMAILDDDDDDTALFSEISENHSNSTLSLFPETFENPSEPAFSLFPEVSTVLCLSLPGTPSTIISQDSSASSNNASGNCAPKRLHNLSLFPELLENLGSLKPIANNNPPLPPHPPSSTSSPPSTALCLSLPSTPDTSSTITTLQCFIGSQDSSSSGNCATKRSLFQESTNNPKRQCLMVGEEGHWITKKLTKSDVNGASRLLLRRQEVKSYILPFLNEEQQAIVCQDKCGIDVTVFDLDTQTEHILTLKKWATNNFQLVKAWTTEFVKRRNLKQDDVIAIRWEKNNSRFCFRVETRRQETGV, translated from the coding sequence ATGGAAGACGTTGATAATGTGAATGATCATCAATTTCCCGACAATGTTCCAATGTTGTCTTCAGAAGATAGTGTTGTAGATGCCAACCCAATTAGCTATTTTCTTCCTCCTCAGTTATCATCAACACTAACATCAACTCCTCTTTCTAGTACTAGTACTGATGATTTTTCTTTAATGTACCCCATGGCCATTCTAGATGACGACGACGACGACACTGCTTTGTTTTCAGAAATTTCTGAAAACCATTCAAACTCAACCCTGTCTCTGTTTCCAGAAACTTTTGAAAACCCTTCAGAACCCGCTTTTTCTCTATTTCCTGAAGTTTCCACTGTCCTGTGTCTTTCTTTGCCGGGCACACCTTCGACTATAATTAGTCAAGATTCTTCTGCTTCATCAAACAATGCATCAGGTAATTGTGCTCCCAAAAGGTTGCACAATTTGTCTCTGTTTCCAGAACTTCTTGAAAACTTAGGTTCTTTGAAACCAATTGCAAACAATAatcctcctcttcctcctcatccgccatcatcaacatcatcgcCACCGTCCACTGCTCTCTGTCTTTCTCTACCATCCACACCCGATACCTCTTCGACTATAACGACTCTCCAATGCTTCATTGGTAGTCAAGATTCTTCATCATCGGGTAATTGTGCTACAAAAAGGTCGTTGTTCCAAGAATCAACGAACAACCCCAAACGGCAATGTCTAATGGTGGGGGAAGAAGGGCATTGGATAACTAAGAAATTGACTAAGAGCGATGTGAATGGAGCTTCAAGGCTATTGTTACGTAGACAAGAAGTGAAGAGTTATATTTTGCCTTTCTTGAATGAGGAACAACAAGCTATAGTTTGTCAAGATAAATGTGGGATTGATGTAACTGTATTTGATTTGGATACACAAACAGAACATATTTTGACCCTCAAGAAATGGGCAACTAATAACTTTCAACTCGTTAAAGCCTGGACTACGGAGTTTGTGAAAAGAAGGAATCTGAAACAGGATGATGTGATTGCCATTCGTTGGGAGAAAAACAATTCAAGATTTTGCTTTCGAGTTGAGACGAGACGTCAAGAAACTGGTGTATGA